A genomic stretch from Acropora palmata chromosome 13, jaAcrPala1.3, whole genome shotgun sequence includes:
- the LOC141863157 gene encoding uncharacterized protein LOC141863157 codes for MQTCIKEVFVRGGILSPFQKVLLGLIRMRLNLSGRDLGYRFGRISEATVSRTFQHVVDALYHRLKPLIILPDRDVLCKTLPMDFRKHCPNCVVIIDCFQIFLDRPVNPLARAQTFSSYKHHNTMKYLIGITPQGTVSFISEGWGGRVSDKHLTKNSGLLDHLTPGDVILADRGFDIQESVGLFCSTIKIPAFTKGKKPLSGIEVEQTRRIANVRIHVERVIGNIRKKYSILSATQPIDFVTVRNGDASTLDKIVTSCYALVNMCDSVVPFD; via the exons ATGCAGACTTGTATCAA aGAAGTTTTTGTAAGGGGAGGCATTTTAAGTCCCTTTCAAAAAGTTTTGCTTGGGTTAATTCGCATGAGATTAAATTTGTCAGGGAGGGACTTGGGGTACAGGTTTGGGAGGATTAGTGAGGCCACTGTCTCTCGCACATTTCAACATGTTGTGGATGCACTTTACCATAGGCTTAAGCCTTTGATCATCTTGCCTGACAGGGATGTCCTTTGTAAAACCCTTCCAATGGACTTCCGTAAGCACTGTCCAAACTGTGTTGTTATAATTGActgctttcaaattttcctggACCGCCCTGTTAATCCTCTTGCAAGGGCCCAAACATTTTCATCGTATAAACACCATAATACTATGAAGTATCTTATAGGTATTACTCCCCAGGGTACTGTCAGTTTCATTTCAGAAGGATGGGGTGGGAGGGTTAGTGACAAGCACCTTACAAAAAACAGTGGGCTTCTAGATCACCTTACCCCAGGGGATGTCATTCTTGCTGACAGGGGGTTTGATATCCAAGAATCAGTGggattattttgttcaacaaTAAAGATCCCTGCATTCACAAAAGGGAAAAAGCCACTTAGTGGTATTGAGGTGGAGCAAACCCGTAGGATAGCAAATGTTCGCATTCATGTTGAGAGGGTTATTGGAAATATTCGTAAGAAATATAGTATTCTGAGTGCTACTCAGCCAATTGATTTTGTCACTGTACGAAATGGGGATGCATCCACGCTAGATAAGATTGTAACAAGCTGCTATGCCCTAGTTAATATGTGTGACTCAGTAGTTCCATTTGATTAA